A genomic region of Choristoneura fumiferana chromosome 17, NRCan_CFum_1, whole genome shotgun sequence contains the following coding sequences:
- the rdgBbeta gene encoding cytoplasmic phosphatidylinositol transfer protein 1 — MVLTKEYKICMPMTVEEYRIGQLYMIARHSFEQSSDGEGVEVVANEQVNDEVNGQGQYTEKRIHLSSHLPYWIQSMTPKIFYITEKAWNYYPFTITEYTCSFIPKFSISIQTRYEDNNGTTENCLGLTPEELESREVDFLDIAYDEIKPHHYKEAEDPKFFKSEKTGRGPLVEGWRDTHQPIMCCYKVVHVKFEVWGLQTRVEEYVQGAIREILLLGHRQAFAWMDDWYNMTIDDVRAYEKDMQAKTNNKLKTEDAATEGQKSPASPKTPKTPKSPQTPKTPQSGGSTPTAETRSWFTWS; from the exons ATGGTGCTAACTAAAGAATATAAAATTTGCATGCCCATGACTGTGGAAGAG TACCGCATCGGGCAATTGTACATGATAGCTCGTCATAGCTTTGAGCAGTCCAGTGACGGGGAAGGCGTTGAAGTGGTCGCCAACGAGCAGGTGAATGATGAAGTCAATGGACAAGGCCAATATACAGAGAAAAGGATTCACCTTTCTAG tcatCTGCCCTACTGGATTCAATCAATGacaccaaaaatattttacatcacTGAAAAGGCTTGGAATTATTATCCCTTCACCATAACTG AATACACt TGCTCGTTTATTCCCAAATTCTCGATATCAATCCAAACAAGGTATGAAGATAACAATGGCACAACTGAAAAT TGTTTAGGACTAACCCCAGAAGAACTAGAAAGTCGGGAGGTTGATTTCCTAGATATTGCTTATGATGAGATCAAACCACATCATTACAAAGAGGCAGAGGATCCTAAATTCTTCAAATCTGAGAAGACAGGACGCGGGCCTCTTGTTGAAGGATGGAGGGACACACACCAGCCCATCATGTGCTGTTACAAAGTTGTCCATGTCAAGTTTGAAGTCTGGGGATTGCAGACACGTGTTGAAGAATATGTACAGGGG GCCATTCGCGAGATTCTGTTACTGGGTCACCGGCAAGCATTTGCATGGATGGATGACTGGTATAACATGACCATTGATGATGTTCGAGCTTATGAAAAAGATATGCAAGCCAAAACTAATAacaag TTGAAGACTGAAGACGCGGCAACAGAGGGTCAAAAGTCGCCAGCTTCACCGAAAACACCAAAGACTCCAAAATCACCTCAAACACCGAAAACGCCCCAAAGTGGGGGATCTACGCCCACAGCGGAAACTCGTTCATGGTTTACGTGGTCATAA
- the LOC141436776 gene encoding trafficking protein particle complex subunit 13: MDPKDASEHLVALKVMRLTKPALISPKILTCDSKDLPGNIFNNYLKDDATSVTQMETLAAGQFLLLPQSFGNIYLGETFSCYVCVHNETNQPVQSVSIKADLQTNSQRIPLTTPQSQTPSMLDVDDTLSDVIHHEVKDLGTHILVCEVTYMSNYNTLASFRKFFKFEVMKPLDVKTKFYNAESDDVYLEAQVQNITSGPITLDQVSLESSQQFTVKSLNEDDNGESVFGDVTLLQPQESCQYLYCLTPKENISKEIRLLAAAKNIGKLDIVWRSNLGEKGRLQTSQLQRVTPDYGDIRLTYENVPSKVPVDEPFKFNCKIVNASERTLDLVLKLLSHTDSSLLWCGISNRKLEPIEPGGSVLVDLTALPMNTGLHHITGVALVDTFLKRTYNYDDLASIFVY; this comes from the coding sequence ATGGATCCCAAAGATGCTAGTGAGCATTTAGTAGCTTTAAAAGTAATGAGGCTTACAAAACCAGCTCTCATAAGCCCTAAAATTCTCACATGCGATTCAAAAGACTTGCCAggtaatatatttaataattatctcAAGGATGATGCCACCTCTGTTACACAAATGGAAACCCTAGCAGCAGGTCAGTTCTTATTGCTGCCTCAAAGTTTTGGAAATATTTACTTAGGAGAAACGTTTTCTTGTTATGTCTGTGTACACAATGAGACTAATCAGCCGGTGCAAAGTGTTTCCATCAAAGCAGACTTGCAGACAAACTCTCAGAGGATACCACTCACCACTCCACAGAGTCAAACTCCCTCTATGCTTGATGTTGATGACACCCTCAGTGACGTCATTCATCACGAAGTGAAAGACTTAGGTACCCACATTCTGGTCTGTGAAGTAACTTATATGTCTAATTACAACACGTTGGCGTCATTTAGAAAGTTTTTCAAATTTGAAGTCATGAAACCACTAGATGTCAAGACAAAGTTCTACAATGCAGAATCAGACGATGTGTACTTGGAAGCACAAGTACAGAACATTACATCAGGGCCCATCACCCTTGATCAAGTGTCTCTGGAGAGCTCTCAACAATTCACAGTCAAGTCTTTGAATGAAGATGACAATGGCGAGTCTGTATTTGGTGATGTCACTTTGCTGCAGCCTCAGGAAAGCTGCCAGTATTTGTACTGCTTGACAcccaaagaaaatatttctaAGGAAATCAGATTGCTTGCTGCTGCAAAGAATATTGGCAAACTTGATATAGTATGGAGATCAAATTTAGGAGAGAAAGGGAGGTTGCAAACTAGCCAATTGCAAAGAGTGACTCCGGACTATGGTGATATCAGACTGACTTATGAGAATGTGCCAAGCAAAGTTCCAGTTGATGAaccttttaaatttaattgtaaaatagtGAATGCCAGTGAGAGGACACTTGATCTGGTTCTGAAGTTGCTGTCACATACAGACTCCAGCCTGCTGTGGTGCGGCATTTCTAACAGGAAGCTGGAGCCCATAGAGCCGGGCGGCTCAGTGCTGGTGGACCTGACAGCACTGCCAATGAATACTGGCCTCCACCACATTACAGGAGTAGCTTTAGTAGATACATTTTTGAAAAGAACATACAATTATGATGATTTAGCATCTATTTTTGTTTACTAG
- the Der-2 gene encoding derlin 2 — protein sequence MAYQTLLQEYMLIPPVTRAYTTACVVTTLAVQLDLVSPFQLYFNPILILRRYQLWRLLSTFLFFGNLGFNFFFNMIFTYRYCRMLEEGSFRGRTADFVVMFMFGGILMILCAFFVNILFLGQAFTIMIVYVWSRRNVFVRMNFFGLMNFQAPYLPWVLLGFSVLLGNAISVDLVGMAIGHIYFFMEDVLPAKRGGHKILKTPKFLKKLFDPAPEDPDYVPLPELADIRPGGFDWRRNPNDNENNDAR from the exons ATGGCTTATCAAACTCTCCTTCAAGAATATATGCTCATACCTCCTGTGACTAGAGCTTATACTACTGCCTGTGTTGTCACCACTTTAGCAGTC caactGGACTTGGTGTCTCCATTTCAACTGTACTTCAACCCAATCCTAATTCTAAGGAGGTATCAGCTATGGCGGCTGCTATCCACATTCCTGTTCTTTGGCAATTTAGGATTTAATTTCTTCTTCAATATGATATTTACATATAGATATTGCCGAATGTTGGAGGAAGGTTCATTTAGAGGAAGAACAGCAGACTTTGTAGTCATGTTCATGTTTGGAGGAATTCTGATGATT TTGTGTGCATTCTTCGTTAACATATTGTTTCTAGGTCAAGCATTTACAATAATGATTGTGTATGTGTGGTCACGAAGGAATGTTTTTGTCCGCATGAACTTTTTCGGCCTTATGAATTTCCAG GCTCCCTATCTCCCCTGGGTGCTGCTTGGTTTCTCAGTGTTGCTTGGAAATGCAATATCTGTAGATTTGGTTGGCATGGCCATTGGTCACATTTACTTCTTCATGGAGGATGTGCTGCCAGCAAAGAGAGGAGGACATAAAATACTCAAGACGCCAAAATTTTT GAAAAAGCTTTTTGATCCAGCCCCAGAAGACCCCGACTATGTGCCACTGCCAGAGCTTGCCGACATTCGTCCCGGCGGCTTCGACTGGCGACGAAACCCGAACGACAATGAGAATAATGATGCCAGATAG